Proteins from one Pontibacter korlensis genomic window:
- a CDS encoding response regulator, translating to MYKKVYIVDDDEVSIFLTEAILEAESFATEFKGFLDPKKALYNLLENAKNSNTSALPEVIFLDLNMPFISGWDFLEALAPYEHALKGRCRIYILTSSVDEHERQRAAASGLVAGFLQKPLQDGCLTQLKRN from the coding sequence ATGTATAAGAAAGTTTACATAGTAGACGATGACGAGGTAAGCATCTTTTTGACAGAGGCTATCTTGGAGGCTGAAAGCTTTGCCACCGAGTTCAAGGGTTTCCTGGACCCCAAAAAGGCATTGTACAACCTGCTAGAGAATGCGAAGAACAGCAATACCTCCGCTTTACCAGAGGTAATCTTCCTGGATCTGAACATGCCTTTCATAAGCGGCTGGGACTTCTTAGAGGCTTTGGCTCCTTACGAGCATGCCTTGAAAGGCCGGTGCCGCATTTATATACTGACCTCTTCGGTAGATGAGCATGAACGCCAGCGCGCTGCTGCTTCTGGCCTTGTGGCAGGCTTCTTACAGAAGCCCCTGCAGGACGGTTGCCTGACACAATTAAAAAGAAACTAG
- a CDS encoding PAS domain-containing sensor histidine kinase: MHHNSPPTRSSASIASLRLERLNRLLFNHYPDAIYTINTDGTFHTVNDTVCQVLQKEREELVGQNYQLAVHPEYWEHSFSYFKAAHEGLPQRYQTVVRSSSGESVFLDVTNFPLKVNGEMVGVFGIARDITEQKHREQALLRTTQELKRQNEELELFRKIIAHDFRSPIARLLGLSKLLQKDNLPEKTQETALSALLQSAQQLDGMVQDLNQMLSLHHQGDEPREQCDAVELVQLAMNSLQADISSAGGSITLDAPDTLQVFTVKAFMASIVQNLLSNAIKYRSPDRALQVNIQVAQQGKEVVFTFTDNGKGMDLDQVGSSLFRMYKRFHHEVDGKGLGLYLVKEQVRLLEGRIEVESTPEQGTTFTVTLPV; encoded by the coding sequence ATGCATCACAATTCACCTCCAACTAGAAGCAGTGCCAGCATTGCATCACTGCGTCTTGAGCGTCTTAACCGTCTCTTGTTTAACCATTACCCTGATGCCATCTATACCATCAACACGGATGGTACATTTCATACAGTAAACGATACAGTATGCCAGGTACTGCAGAAAGAGCGGGAGGAGTTGGTTGGGCAAAACTACCAGCTAGCTGTTCACCCGGAGTACTGGGAGCACTCTTTCTCCTATTTTAAGGCTGCTCATGAAGGCTTGCCACAGCGTTACCAAACAGTAGTACGCAGCAGCAGCGGCGAATCTGTTTTCCTTGATGTAACCAATTTTCCACTGAAGGTAAACGGAGAAATGGTAGGTGTTTTTGGTATTGCCAGAGACATTACAGAGCAAAAGCACCGCGAACAGGCGCTACTGCGCACCACACAAGAGCTGAAGCGCCAGAACGAAGAACTGGAGCTGTTTCGAAAGATAATCGCACACGATTTCCGCAGCCCTATAGCCCGTTTGTTGGGCCTTAGCAAATTGCTACAGAAAGATAACCTGCCTGAAAAGACGCAAGAGACAGCCCTTTCAGCACTCCTGCAATCTGCCCAGCAGCTCGATGGGATGGTGCAGGACCTGAACCAGATGCTATCGCTGCACCACCAGGGCGACGAGCCAAGGGAACAGTGCGACGCAGTAGAGCTTGTACAGTTAGCGATGAATAGCCTGCAAGCAGACATCAGCAGCGCTGGCGGAAGTATAACACTTGATGCACCAGACACCCTGCAGGTGTTCACTGTTAAAGCCTTTATGGCAAGTATCGTCCAGAACCTTCTATCAAACGCTATAAAATACCGTTCACCTGACAGGGCACTACAGGTAAATATTCAAGTGGCACAACAGGGCAAAGAGGTGGTATTTACATTCACTGATAATGGCAAGGGTATGGATCTGGACCAGGTAGGATCTTCTTTGTTTAGAATGTACAAACGCTTTCATCACGAAGTGGACGGAAAGGGTCTTGGCTTATACTTAGTGAAAGAGCAGGTTAGATTGTTGGAAGGGCGTATTGAAGTAGAAAGCACTCCGGAACAGGGAACTACCTTCACTGTTACCTTACCTGTATAG
- a CDS encoding response regulator yields the protein MFKNVYIIDDDEVSVFLTEAMLMTENFAHNYETFLNPQDALQHLLQALGQGKEDKTPDIIFLDLNMPFMSGWDFLNALAPYEAQLQECCSLYLLSSSMDVQEVQRARKYPLLSGFLQKPLEEATIRDLLKQTS from the coding sequence ATGTTTAAGAATGTCTATATTATCGACGATGACGAGGTAAGCGTTTTCCTGACAGAGGCGATGCTGATGACGGAGAATTTTGCGCATAACTATGAGACATTCCTTAACCCGCAAGATGCGCTACAGCACTTGCTCCAAGCACTAGGGCAAGGTAAAGAGGACAAAACTCCTGACATCATCTTCCTGGATTTAAACATGCCTTTTATGAGCGGCTGGGACTTTCTTAACGCACTGGCTCCATATGAAGCACAACTTCAGGAGTGCTGCTCTTTGTACTTGCTTTCCTCCTCCATGGATGTGCAGGAAGTTCAACGTGCAAGGAAGTATCCGCTTCTGTCAGGCTTTCTACAAAAACCGCTGGAGGAGGCAACAATTCGTGACCTGCTCAAGCAGACCTCCTGA
- a CDS encoding MBL fold metallo-hydrolase, with protein sequence MKLSRANQANICNTCGTRFSTAKTNQELCCICSDDRQFVPPQGQQWITYEQLAKERNILFSQLQPQLYDLRITPAFAIGQKAHLVLSPGGNILWDCLPLLDAQTHAYIQSLGGLKAIAISHPHFYSLMAEWAEAFDCPIYLHENDREWLKDSSPHIETFSPERKELWDDISIVHVGGHFPGSTVLHLPHHGHAGTLLTGDSILVVQDKNRVTFMYSYPNMIPLPKRDIEQIWERVKVLKFDTLHAAFKGSGIEKGAKEVVEKSAKRYLEIFTP encoded by the coding sequence ATGAAGCTAAGCCGAGCAAACCAAGCTAACATCTGCAACACCTGCGGCACCCGCTTTAGCACAGCCAAAACTAACCAGGAGCTTTGTTGTATATGTTCCGATGATCGCCAGTTTGTGCCACCACAGGGGCAACAGTGGATAACATACGAACAACTGGCCAAAGAGCGAAATATCCTGTTCTCACAGCTGCAGCCGCAGCTTTACGACCTGCGCATTACCCCAGCCTTCGCCATAGGGCAGAAGGCACACCTGGTACTATCACCGGGCGGAAATATCCTATGGGACTGCCTACCCCTACTCGATGCCCAGACACATGCCTACATCCAAAGCTTGGGAGGACTTAAAGCAATCGCTATCTCACACCCACACTTCTACAGTCTGATGGCAGAATGGGCCGAAGCTTTTGATTGCCCTATCTACCTCCATGAAAATGACCGGGAATGGCTAAAAGACAGCAGCCCCCACATCGAGACTTTTAGCCCTGAGCGAAAAGAGCTTTGGGATGATATAAGCATAGTACATGTGGGAGGGCATTTTCCTGGAAGCACAGTGCTGCACCTGCCCCACCATGGCCACGCAGGCACCCTGCTAACCGGCGACAGCATTTTAGTGGTACAAGACAAGAACCGCGTCACGTTTATGTACAGCTACCCTAACATGATACCGCTACCGAAACGGGATATTGAACAGATATGGGAGCGTGTAAAAGTTTTGAAATTTGATACGCTACATGCTGCTTTCAAAGGATCTGGCATAGAAAAAGGGGCTAAAGAGGTAGTAGAGAAGTCGGCTAAACGCTACCTCGAAATATTTACCCCCTGA
- a CDS encoding FUSC family protein, with the protein MPKTLDIFARFGLTLQIVKTALAAAISWSVATTFLGAEFPYFAPLASILTVQVTVADSVEKATQRIIGIIGGVAVSLLIGHWFSISSLSIFLVIIIGMGISKALRMNPQIISQVAVSSFLVLAFGFQEDGYALERVVETLMGSVVAVLINALIIPQNAIPEVEQSIIALGEQSTKTLQFLATQLKQTEKGQLVGRQETDALIAATEKSVKALQLAEQSLRYNPFLTHKRTRLSRLSIGVKRLEHITTQIRGIRRGIADLNSGHIFETDLQDTQALQEAMEATAACITLFSRTMVEPPELYRPALLASIQEAMQLQNQCLDALRSIKSNRTLRDIGSILTDLNRILAEAAR; encoded by the coding sequence ATGCCCAAAACCCTTGATATTTTTGCCCGCTTTGGGCTTACTCTACAGATTGTTAAAACAGCACTAGCTGCTGCCATCTCGTGGTCTGTGGCCACTACATTTCTGGGCGCTGAGTTCCCATACTTTGCACCGCTGGCTTCTATACTTACTGTGCAGGTTACTGTGGCCGACTCAGTGGAGAAAGCAACGCAGCGCATCATCGGCATCATTGGAGGTGTGGCTGTCAGCCTGCTCATTGGCCACTGGTTCAGTATCAGCAGCTTATCTATTTTCCTTGTGATCATTATCGGGATGGGCATCTCGAAGGCGCTGCGCATGAACCCACAGATCATTTCGCAGGTGGCTGTAAGCTCTTTTTTGGTACTGGCTTTTGGATTTCAGGAAGATGGCTATGCCCTGGAACGGGTAGTGGAGACGCTGATGGGCTCGGTAGTAGCCGTACTCATAAACGCACTGATCATTCCGCAAAATGCTATTCCGGAGGTAGAGCAAAGTATAATTGCATTAGGTGAGCAGAGTACCAAAACGCTACAGTTTCTGGCAACGCAGCTAAAGCAGACAGAGAAAGGACAGCTGGTAGGTCGTCAGGAAACTGATGCACTGATTGCGGCAACCGAGAAGAGTGTGAAAGCACTACAGCTCGCCGAACAAAGCCTCAGATATAACCCATTTCTTACCCACAAGCGCACACGCCTCAGCCGTTTGTCTATTGGCGTGAAGCGACTGGAGCACATTACCACCCAAATTCGGGGCATTCGTCGTGGCATAGCAGATTTAAACTCGGGACACATTTTTGAGACAGACCTGCAGGATACACAAGCGCTGCAGGAAGCCATGGAGGCCACCGCTGCCTGTATCACCTTGTTTAGCCGAACGATGGTAGAGCCACCGGAACTTTACCGCCCTGCCCTGCTGGCCAGCATCCAAGAGGCCATGCAGTTGCAGAACCAGTGCCTGGATGCGCTGCGCAGCATCAAGTCTAACCGTACTCTGCGCGACATAGGCAGTATACTTACTGACCTCAACCGTATCCTGGCCGAAGCAGCCCGTTAG
- the namA gene encoding NADPH dehydrogenase NamA — translation MSILFSPLTIRSLTLRNRIAVSPMCMYSSKDGFATDWHLVHLGSRAIGGAGLIISEATAVVPEGRITPHDLGIWKDEHIEGLQRITKFISENGSVPGIQLAHAGRKASHNRPWDGATPIFPEEESGWQTVAPSAVPFAEGGPVPHELSEQEIAGVIDAFEAAAKRSFQAGFKVAEIHAAHGYLLHEFYSPLSNKRTDKYGGSFENRIRLLLEVTERVRKVWPEELPLIVRISATDWTEGGWTGEDSVALALELKKRGVDLIDCSTGGNVPRASIPVGPGYQVPFAAQVRQQVNILTGAVGIITDARQAEKILQNNQADIVLLARELLRDPYFPMHAALELGDEHVWPPQYERAKPRH, via the coding sequence ATGTCTATACTTTTTTCCCCACTAACTATCCGCAGCCTCACGCTCAGAAACCGTATTGCAGTGTCGCCTATGTGCATGTACAGCAGCAAAGACGGTTTTGCTACCGACTGGCACCTTGTGCACCTGGGTAGTCGTGCAATTGGCGGTGCCGGCCTTATCATTTCAGAGGCGACTGCTGTGGTTCCTGAAGGGCGCATCACACCTCACGATCTAGGTATCTGGAAGGATGAGCATATCGAAGGGCTGCAGCGCATTACCAAATTCATCAGTGAGAACGGTTCTGTTCCTGGTATACAATTGGCGCATGCTGGCCGTAAAGCCAGTCATAACCGTCCCTGGGATGGTGCCACACCTATCTTCCCTGAGGAGGAGAGCGGCTGGCAAACAGTAGCACCTAGTGCCGTACCTTTTGCAGAAGGTGGACCTGTACCGCACGAGCTAAGCGAGCAGGAAATTGCAGGCGTAATAGATGCCTTCGAGGCAGCTGCGAAACGATCCTTCCAAGCAGGTTTTAAAGTAGCCGAGATACATGCTGCCCATGGCTACCTGCTGCATGAGTTTTACTCCCCGCTCAGCAACAAACGCACCGACAAGTATGGCGGATCTTTCGAGAACCGCATACGACTGCTGCTGGAAGTAACTGAGCGTGTGCGCAAGGTGTGGCCAGAGGAGCTTCCGCTGATCGTGCGCATCTCCGCTACCGACTGGACCGAAGGAGGCTGGACTGGCGAAGACTCTGTGGCCCTGGCCCTGGAGCTGAAGAAGCGAGGCGTTGACCTGATTGACTGCTCCACTGGCGGAAATGTACCACGTGCTTCCATCCCTGTTGGCCCAGGGTACCAGGTGCCGTTTGCTGCCCAGGTACGACAGCAGGTTAACATTTTAACCGGAGCCGTAGGTATTATAACCGATGCCAGGCAGGCAGAGAAAATTCTCCAAAACAATCAAGCTGATATCGTGCTTTTGGCAAGAGAACTGCTCCGTGACCCGTACTTCCCAATGCATGCAGCCCTTGAACTGGGCGATGAGCATGTGTGGCCGCCACAATATGAGCGTGCAAAACCGCGCCATTAA
- a CDS encoding GNAT family N-acetyltransferase — protein MSVQNRAIKPTSGICSRNVDETINFNMSENIIHDEEDLRFYMQIDGDEAELTYTYPETEVMDFDHTYVPEDSRGQGVADKLVKQGLEYAKSNNYKIIASCPVVEAYLKRHPEYQEMVYPV, from the coding sequence ATGAGCGTGCAAAACCGCGCCATTAAACCAACGTCCGGCATCTGCAGCCGTAATGTAGACGAAACAATTAACTTTAATATGAGCGAGAACATAATTCATGACGAGGAAGACCTGCGCTTTTACATGCAAATAGATGGAGATGAGGCTGAGCTAACCTATACATACCCCGAAACCGAAGTAATGGACTTTGACCATACTTATGTGCCGGAGGATAGCCGCGGGCAAGGCGTAGCCGATAAACTCGTAAAGCAGGGGTTGGAGTATGCCAAGTCAAACAACTATAAGATAATTGCCTCCTGCCCGGTTGTAGAGGCCTACCTAAAGCGCCACCCTGAGTACCAGGAGATGGT